From a single Oreochromis niloticus isolate F11D_XX linkage group LG4, O_niloticus_UMD_NMBU, whole genome shotgun sequence genomic region:
- the gpatch8 gene encoding G patch domain-containing protein 8 isoform X3, which translates to MGMGRMEMELDYAEDATEKRRVLEVEKEDTEELRQKYKDQMEKEKAIAKALEDLRANFYCELCDKQYTKHQEFDNHINSYDHAHKQRLKELKQREFARNVSSRSRKDGKKQEKMLRRLHELAEQRKRQDRTPGSGPMFKTTTVAVDGEKGEDSNSMTPENSMTQSLADTALEGSLSDKTGQASPKSGPTFSFSLGKNASSSPTSSSASKVSVSFSFAKKAPVKLETAAAVFADHGEEAMETEESQEGEKAGGQDDTSGCGTDSPKGLPGGGEGGEGGGGAGTEEVQQPDDGGSLASTLSKLKMMMKTNEGSPGQEPQYYHYVPPAHCRVKPHFQFLLFMKASEQCQSKDEDDEEETQEENKAEESSEHTESGVTECKTEKEQGNVTADADPDLVPLSAKVKAEEETPSCAGDAAPAVPASPTQKAETRDTVDANTGPKMPTGPFFPVLSKDETTTLQWPSELLEFTKAQPSLSYSCNPLYFDFKLSRNKGVRGGKVAKSPKPGEDTDDKGQEVAASPSEVETANKPGTSADKDKLVSKGESGQPESEEQKPTSGSNSAKKKKKKKKHKKSAKHSKRKGKEKGAGEDAEGETEVTQEKPKKKKKHKRKKSKNKAQDQAEATGEEKEKPKPKSEDKAAASSVQLTTGGEGATGNTGAELGKRKRAAKEVPCKSGAEGGNGKSTDKANSSEEHSGNKRQKTDTSASQSASCSTSAQKSPGSGRPPSSESEEEGGSNTQRSRHHRSSPREQRRHHSEESGRSCSRSSRRGERRGSSRRHHRGQTSRSRSYSSSSERSSAGSSAYSHRSRSYSDSYSDYSTEGRRRRRSKRSSDSEYDRRSSRGRRRSRRHQYTSSSSEDSRSRSRSYSRRKRHRRHHRSSSRSSSSWSRSTSARSWRRSYSRSYSSASRSSSSNKGSPHRRSTRGREDSDTHRRDFNRSRIYRSQSPRSSSSRGLNRNTHSSSSLGLRPGGSRDAGEQKNTLTARQLLEKVQSKKSSEDSTTGTKSGIKIKDPPQGYFGPKLPPSLGNKAMLPLIGKLQAGKKPAIPLIRPEEGEKSGTGKSSEAEGEVILVEPIREFPPPPPPPAPPVQKVEEAPQSTVTQEETQQPATEDQGHQETRTVFEQEPSMMMPQYQGESGQDLSQNPMMESMMPEMQQQQAAMHAYPGYPPPSLEEDGMEAEEDGLAPLESQPITFTPEEMEKYSKLQQAAQQHIQQQLLAKQVKTFPSAAAAAAAAAAATLAPAPPPPALQQIHIQQPTVSVASGTSITTVQHAILQHHAATAAAMGIHPAHAHHPHPAHAQLAQVHHIPQHHLTPISLSPLGPSLGHSLGHSLGHAGLIPAHPTAFLSGQPIHIIPASALHHTPLALHHVPHTALYPTLFTPRPSQAAAAAALQLHPLLHPIFSGQDLQHPPNHGS; encoded by the exons ATGGGGATGGGACGAATGGAGATGGAG CTGGATTATGCTGAGGATGCCACagagaagaggagagtcctCGAAGTGGAAAAGGAAGATACAGAAGAACTGCGGCAAAAATACAAG GACcagatggaaaaagaaaaagccatcGCAAAAGCTCTGGAAGACCTGAGAGCCAATTTCTACTGTGAGCTGTGTGACAAACAGTACACCAAACACCAGGAATTTGACAACCACATTAACTCTTATGACCACGCTCACAAGCAG AGGCTTAAAGAGCTGAAGCAGAGAGAGTTTGCCCGTAATGTGTCATCACGTTCCCGGAAAGAtggaaaaaagcaagaaaagatGCTGCGGCGATTGCATGAACTTGCTGAGCAGAGAAAACGGCAAGACCG AACTCCTGGAAGTGGACCTATGTTCAAAACAACTACAGTCGCTGTAGatggagagaaaggagaagacaGCAACAGCATGACACCTGAGAACAGCATGACACAGTCTTTGGCAGACACTGCCCTGGAAGGATCACTGTCAGATAAAACTGGTCAAGCCTCCCCAAAGTCTGGTCCAACCTTTAGCTTCTCTCTGGGAAAGAATGCCTCATCATCGCCAACTTCCAGCAGCGCATCAAAAGTCAGTGTATCATTCTCTTTTGCCAAGAAAGCACCAGTAAAACTGGAGAcagcagctgctgtttttgctgATCATGGTGAGGAAGCTATGGAGACAGAGGAGAGTCaagagggagaaaaggctggAGGACAAGATGACACATCAGGCTGTGGCACAGACAGCCCTAAGGGACTGCCTGGAGGAGGtgaaggaggagaaggaggtggTGGTGCAGGTACAGAAGAGGTGCAGCAGCCTGATGATGGAGGATCTTTAGCATCAACGCTTAGCAAATTGAAAATGATGATGAAAACCAATGAAGGATCTCCTGGACAAGAGCCTCAGTACTACCACTATGTACCACCAGCTCACTGTCGAGTAAAGCCACACTTCCAGTTTTTGCTGTTCATGAAAGCCTCTGAACAGTGTCAGAGcaaagatgaagatgatgaggaAGAGACACAAGAGGAGAACAAGGCTGAAGAAAGTTCAGAACATACAGAGAGCGGTGTGACAGAGTGCAAGACTGAAAAGGAACAAGGCAACGTTACTGCAGATGCTGACCCAGACCTAGTTCCTCTATCAGCTAAAGTAAAGGCAGAAGAGGAGACCCCTTCATGTGCAGGAGATGCAGCTCCTGCTGTACCAGCTTCACCCACCCAGAAAGCAGAGACACGTGATACTGTGGATGCAAACACTGGTCCGAAAATGCCCACTGGTCCCTTCTTTCCAGTCCTGAGCAAAGATGAGACTACCACCCTACAGTGGCCATCGGAGCTCCTTGAATTTACAAAAGCTCAACCTTCCCTGTCTTACAGCTGCAATCCCCTCTACTTTGACTTCAAACTGTCCCGTAACAAAGGAGTGCGTGGTGGGAAAGTGGCAAAGTCCCCCAAGCCTGGTGAAGACACTGATGACAAGGGACAAGAAGTGGCTGCTTCACCATCTGAAGTAGAAACGGCTAATAAACCTGGAACCAGTGCTGACAAAGACAAGCTAGTGTCAAAAGGAGAGTCTGGCCAGCCAGAAAGTGAAGAACAAAAGCCCACAAGTGGAAGTAAtagtgcaaagaaaaaaaagaaaaagaagaagcataAGAAGTCTGCAAAGCATTCAAAAcgcaaaggaaaagaaaaaggagcgGGAGAAGATGCAGAAGGTGAGACTGAGGTAACACAAGAAAagcccaaaaaaaagaaaaaacacaaacgtaAGAAGAGCAAAAACAAGGCTCAAGATCAAGCTGAGGCAACAggtgaagaaaaggaaaaacctAAACCAAAGTCGGAAGATAAAGCTGCTGCCTCCTCTGTTCAGCTGACAACTGGAGGGGAAGGAGCTACAGGAAACACAGGAGCAGAACTGGGGAAGAGGAAACGTGCTGCTAAGGAAGTGCCTTGCAAATCTGGAGCAGAAGGAGGGAATGGAAAAAGTACTGATAAGGCCAACTCATCTGAGGAGCACAGTggcaacaaaagacaaaagactGACACCAGTGCATCTCAAAGTGCCTCGTGCTCCACCTCAGCCCAAAAGAGTCCTGGTTCTGGTAGACCTCCCAGCAGTGAAAGTGAAGAAGAAGGGGGCTCTAATACCCAGCGCTCACGTCATCACAGGTCAAGCCCGAGGGAACAGCGCCGCCACCATAGTGAAGAATCAGGGCGATCCTGCAGCCGTTCATCAAGACGGGGGGAACGACGAGGTAGTAGTCGCCGGCATCATCGTGGCCAAACCTCCCGTAGTCGCTCTTATTCCAGCAGCTCTGAGCGCTCCTCAGCAGGCAGCAGTGCCTACAGCCACCGTAGCCGAAGCTACTCAGACAGCTACAGCGACTACAGCACAGAAGGTCGCAGACGAAGGCGCTCCAAACGTTCATCCGACTCTGAGTATGACCGCAGGAGTAGCCGAGGACGTAGACGATCCAGGAGGCATCAGTACACATCTTCCTCTTCAGAAGACTCGCGCTCACGTTCACGCAGCTACAGCCGCAGGAAGAGGCACAGACGGCATCATCGTAGCAGCTCCAGAAGCTCCAGCAGCTGGAGTCGCAGCACTAGTGCAAGATCCTGGAGGCGGAGCTACAGTCGTAGCTACAGCTCTGCTAGCCGCTCCTCCAGTTCAAATAAAGGGTCTCCTCACAGACGAAGCACTAGGGGTCGAGAGGATAGTGACACCCATCGCAGAGACTTCAACCGCTCACGTATCTACCGCTCCCAGTCTCCACGGTCTTCTTCTTCACGAGGCCTTAACCGAAACACCCATTCATCGAGCTCGCTGGGTCTGAGACCAGGGGGGTCACGAGATGCAGGAGAACAGAAAAACACCCTAACTGCACGACAGCTGTTGGAGAAGGTTCAGTCCAAGAAAAGTTCTGAAGATTCTACCACAGGAACAAAATCTGGGATTAAGATTAAAGACCCACCGCAGGGCTATTTTGGCCCAAAACTACCCCCATCTCTTGGAAACAAAGCCATGCTTCCACTAATTGGTAAGCTGCAGGCAGGGAAAAAGCCAGCAATTCCTTTAATCAGACCTGAAGAGGGAGAGAAATCAGGGACAGGGAAGAGCTCTGAAGCTGAAGGAGAGGTTATATTAGTAGAACCTATAAGGGAGTtcccacctccaccaccacctccagctccaccagttcagaaggtTGAGGAAGCCCCACAGAGCACAGTGACTCAAGAAGAGACACAGCAGCCTGCAACAGAAGACCAGGGGCACCAAGAAACCCGGACAGTATTTGAACAAGAGCCCTCCATGATGATGCCCCAGTACCAAGGAGAGTCAGGACAGGACCTTTCCCAGAACCCAATGATGGAGTCCATGATGCCTgaaatgcagcagcagcaggctgcCATGCATGCCTACCCTGGTTACCCACCACCCAGCTTGGAGGAGGATGGCATGGAGGCAGAGGAGGACGGACTGGCTCCTTTGGAAAGTCAGCCCATTACATTCACACCAGAGGAGATggagaaatacagcaagctgcaACAGGCTGCACAACAGCACATCCAGCAGCAGCTTTTAGCCAAGCAGGTCAAGACTTTTCCCTCAGCTGCTGCAGCGGCCGCTGCCGCAGCAGCTGCCACTTTGGCCCCAGCGCCCCCTCCACCAGCCCTGCAGCAGATCCACATTCAGCAGCCAACTGTGTCCGTAGCTTCTGGCACATCCATCACCACAGTGCAACACGCCATCCTTCAGCACCATGCAGCCACTGCTGCAGCAATGGGCATCCACCCAGCTCATGCCCACCACCCACATCCGGCACATGCCCAGCTGGCCCAGGTACATCACATTCCCCAGCATCACCTTACCCCCATCTCCCTGTCTCCTTTGGGGCCCTCACTTGGTCATTCTCTGGGACACTCACTGGGGCATGCAGGATTGATCCCTGCCCACCCAACAGCCTTCCTCTCTGGTCAGCCAATACATATTATCCCTGCTTCTGCACTTCATCACACCCCCTTAGCTCTCCACCATGTTCCACACACAGCCCTCTACCCCACACTTTTCACACCCCGACCCTCAcaggctgcagcagcagcagcccttCAGCTCCACCCACTCTTACACCCAATATTCTCAGGACAGGACCTCCAGCACCCCCCTAACCACGGCTcttga